The Streptomyces laurentii genome contains a region encoding:
- a CDS encoding glutamate-ammonia-ligase adenylyltransferase (GlnD PII-uridylyltransferase; pfam08335;~Nucleotidyltransferase (NT) domain of Escherichia coli adenylyltransferase (GlnE), Escherichia coli uridylyltransferase (GlnD), and similar proteins; cd05401;~bifunctional glutamine-synthetase adenylyltransferase/deadenyltransferase; Provisional;~glutamate-ammonia-ligase adenylyltransferase [Streptomyces cattleya NRRL 8057 = DSM46488];~identified by MetaGeneAnnotator; putative;~metal binding triad): MLAAVGRADGAEQAVAAARGVRRRELFRTAAADLIGSYGTEENPREPDPGALVDRVGQAVTDLNAATIAGALRAAVRAEWGDELPTRFAVIGMGRFGGHELGYGSDADVLFVHEPREGVDEQEAAQAANRVVTEMRRLLQLPTADPPLLIDADLRPEGKSGPMVRTLKSYEAYYRRWSLVWESQALLRAAPMAGDEKLGERFIGLVDPLRYPAEGLGEDAAREIRRLKARMETERLPRGADPTLHAKLGRGGLSDVEWTVQLIQMRHGWAEPGLRTTRTREALSAAHAAGLIGTDEAQILDEAWVLATRVRNAVMLVRGRAGDTFPSEPRELAAVGRYLGYGPGHVGEMVDDYRRVTRRARAVMEELFYGA; encoded by the coding sequence GTGCTCGCCGCGGTGGGCCGCGCCGACGGCGCCGAGCAGGCGGTGGCGGCGGCCCGCGGGGTACGGCGCCGGGAGCTGTTCCGTACCGCCGCGGCCGACCTCATCGGCTCGTACGGCACCGAGGAGAACCCCCGCGAGCCCGACCCCGGCGCCCTGGTCGACCGGGTCGGTCAGGCCGTCACCGACCTCAACGCGGCCACGATCGCCGGCGCGCTGCGCGCCGCCGTCCGCGCCGAGTGGGGCGACGAGCTGCCGACCCGGTTCGCCGTCATCGGCATGGGCCGCTTCGGCGGCCACGAGCTCGGCTACGGCTCCGACGCCGACGTGCTCTTCGTCCACGAGCCACGCGAGGGCGTCGACGAACAGGAGGCCGCCCAGGCCGCGAACCGGGTCGTCACCGAGATGCGCCGGCTGCTCCAGCTGCCGACCGCCGACCCGCCGCTGCTCATCGACGCCGACCTGCGCCCCGAGGGCAAGAGCGGCCCGATGGTGCGCACCCTGAAGTCGTACGAGGCGTACTACCGGCGCTGGTCGCTGGTCTGGGAGAGCCAGGCCCTGCTGCGCGCCGCGCCGATGGCCGGCGACGAGAAGCTGGGCGAGCGCTTCATCGGGCTCGTCGACCCGCTGCGCTACCCGGCCGAGGGGCTCGGCGAGGACGCCGCGCGCGAGATCCGCCGGCTGAAGGCCCGGATGGAGACCGAGCGGCTGCCGCGCGGCGCCGACCCGACGCTCCACGCCAAGCTGGGCCGGGGCGGGTTGAGCGACGTCGAGTGGACGGTGCAGCTGATCCAGATGCGGCACGGCTGGGCCGAGCCGGGCCTGCGCACCACCCGGACCCGCGAGGCGCTGTCCGCCGCCCACGCGGCGGGGCTGATCGGCACGGACGAGGCGCAGATCCTGGACGAGGCGTGGGTGCTGGCCACCCGGGTGCGCAACGCGGTGATGCTGGTCCGCGGCCGGGCCGGGGACACCTTCCCGTCCGAGCCGCGCGAGCTGGCGGCGGTGGGCCGCTACCTCGGGTACGGGCCGGGGCACGTCGGCGAGATGGTCGACGACTACCGCCGGGTCACGCGCCGGGCGCGGGCGGTGATGGAGGAGCTGTTCTACGGGGCGTGA
- a CDS encoding lacI family transcriptional regulator (DNA binding site [nucleotide binding];~Helix-turn-helix (HTH) DNA binding domain of the LacI family of transcriptional regulators; cd01392;~KEGG: ret:RHE_CH00611 LacI family transcriptional regulator;~LacI family transcriptional regulator [Streptosporangium roseum DSM43021];~Ligand-binding domain of uncharacterized DNA-binding regulatory proteins that are members of the LacI-GalR family of bacterial transcription repressors; cd06292;~Transcriptional regulators [Transcription]; COG1609;~domain linker motif;~identified by MetaGeneAnnotator; putative;~putative dimerization interface [polypeptide binding];~putative ligand binding site [chemical binding]) — MTARLADIAAQAGVSEATVSRVLNGKPGVAAATRESVLAALDVLGYERPVRLTRRSAGLVGLITPELDNPIFPALAQVIGQALTRQGYTPVLATQTPGGSTEDELTDMLVERGVAGIIFVSGLHADTTADTSRYDRLRGKGVPFVLINGFSPRVRAPFVSPDDRAAMVLAVTHLAALGHTRIGLAVGPVRFVPVLRKIEGFTKGMRERFGLSPEETEGLIQHSLYSLEGGQAAAGALISKGCTAVVCASDMMALGAIRAARERGLRVPQDVSVVGFDDSPLIAFTDPPLTTIRQPVQAMGQAAVRALLEEIGGTPAPHTEFVFMPELVVRGSTASAPPASA, encoded by the coding sequence ATGACCGCGCGGCTCGCCGACATCGCAGCCCAGGCGGGGGTCAGTGAAGCCACAGTCAGCCGCGTGCTCAACGGCAAGCCCGGTGTGGCCGCGGCCACCCGTGAATCCGTGCTGGCCGCACTCGACGTGCTCGGCTACGAGCGCCCGGTCCGGCTGACCCGGCGCAGCGCGGGCCTCGTCGGGCTGATCACCCCCGAACTGGACAACCCGATCTTTCCCGCGCTCGCGCAGGTCATCGGGCAGGCCCTGACCCGGCAGGGATACACCCCGGTGCTCGCCACCCAGACCCCCGGCGGGTCCACGGAGGACGAGCTGACCGACATGCTGGTGGAGCGCGGCGTCGCCGGCATCATCTTCGTCTCCGGTCTGCACGCCGACACCACCGCCGACACCTCGCGGTACGACCGACTGCGCGGCAAGGGCGTCCCGTTCGTCCTCATCAACGGCTTCTCGCCGCGCGTGCGGGCCCCGTTCGTCTCCCCCGACGACCGGGCCGCGATGGTGCTCGCGGTGACGCACCTGGCGGCGCTCGGCCACACCCGGATCGGCCTCGCGGTCGGCCCGGTGCGGTTCGTGCCCGTCCTGCGCAAGATCGAGGGCTTCACCAAGGGGATGCGGGAACGGTTCGGGCTCTCCCCCGAGGAGACCGAGGGGCTGATCCAGCACTCCCTCTACAGCCTGGAGGGCGGGCAGGCGGCGGCCGGCGCGCTGATCTCCAAGGGCTGCACCGCGGTGGTGTGCGCGAGCGACATGATGGCGCTCGGCGCGATCCGGGCGGCCCGGGAGCGGGGGCTGCGGGTGCCGCAGGACGTCTCGGTCGTCGGCTTCGACGACTCCCCTCTCATAGCGTTCACCGATCCGCCCCTGACCACCATCCGGCAGCCGGTCCAGGCGATGGGCCAGGCGGCGGTACGCGCTCTGCTGGAGGAGATCGGCGGGACGCCCGCCCCGCACACCGAGTTCGTCTTCATGCCGGAGCTGGTGGTCCGGGGGTCGACCGCGTCGGCGCCGCCCGCGTCCGCCTAG
- a CDS encoding glutamine synthetase (Glutamine synthetase [Aminoacid transport and metabolism]; COG0174;~Glutamine synthetase, beta-Grasp domain; pfam03951;~Glutamine synthetase, catalytic domain; pfam00120;~glutamine synthetase [Streptomyces cattleya NRRL 8057= DSM46488];~identified by MetaGeneAnnotator; putative) has translation MDKQQEFVLRTLEERDIRFVRLWFTDVLGFLKSVAVAPAELEQAFDEGIGFDGSAIEGFARVYESDMIAKPDPGTFQILPWRAEAPGTARMFCDILMPDGSPSFADPRYVLKRALAKTSDLGFTFYTHPEIEFFLLKDKPLDGSRPTPADNSGYFDHTPQNVGMDFRRQAITMLESMGISVEFSHHEGAPGQQEIDLRYADALSTADNIMTFRLIMKQVALEQGVQATFMPKPFSEFPGSGMHTHLSLFEGDRNAFYESGAEYQLSKVGRSFIAGLLRHAAETAAVTNQWVNSYKRIWGGSGRTAGSGGEAPAYICWGHNNRSALIRVPMYKPGKTGSSRVEVRSIDSGANPYLTYAVLLAAGLKGIEEGYELPAGADDDVWALSDAERRAMGIEPLPQNLGESIALMERSELVAETLGEHVFDFFLRNKKQEWEEYRSEVTAFERRKNLPVL, from the coding sequence ATGGACAAGCAGCAGGAGTTTGTGCTCCGTACGCTCGAGGAGCGTGACATCCGTTTCGTGCGGCTGTGGTTCACGGACGTACTGGGCTTCCTGAAGTCGGTCGCCGTGGCACCCGCCGAGCTGGAGCAGGCCTTCGACGAGGGCATCGGCTTCGACGGCTCGGCGATCGAGGGCTTCGCCCGGGTCTACGAGTCCGACATGATCGCCAAGCCGGACCCCGGCACGTTCCAGATCCTGCCGTGGCGCGCGGAGGCCCCGGGCACCGCGCGGATGTTCTGCGACATCCTCATGCCGGACGGCTCGCCGTCCTTCGCGGACCCGCGCTACGTCCTCAAGCGGGCCCTCGCCAAGACCTCGGACCTGGGCTTCACCTTCTACACCCACCCCGAGATCGAGTTCTTCCTGCTGAAGGACAAGCCGCTGGACGGCTCCCGGCCGACCCCGGCCGACAACTCCGGCTACTTCGACCACACCCCGCAGAACGTCGGCATGGACTTCCGCCGGCAGGCGATCACCATGCTGGAGTCGATGGGCATCTCGGTGGAGTTCAGCCACCACGAGGGCGCGCCGGGCCAGCAGGAGATCGACCTGCGCTACGCGGACGCGCTGTCCACGGCCGACAACATCATGACCTTCCGGCTGATCATGAAGCAGGTCGCGCTCGAACAGGGTGTGCAGGCCACCTTCATGCCGAAGCCGTTCTCCGAGTTCCCGGGCTCGGGCATGCACACCCACCTCTCCCTCTTCGAGGGCGACCGCAACGCGTTCTACGAGTCGGGCGCCGAGTACCAGCTGTCCAAGGTGGGGCGTTCCTTCATCGCGGGCCTGCTGCGGCACGCGGCGGAGACGGCGGCGGTCACCAACCAGTGGGTCAACTCGTACAAGCGCATCTGGGGCGGCTCCGGCCGCACCGCCGGCTCGGGCGGCGAGGCCCCGGCGTACATCTGCTGGGGCCACAACAACCGCTCCGCGCTGATCCGCGTGCCCATGTACAAGCCGGGCAAGACGGGCTCCTCCCGGGTCGAGGTCCGCTCCATCGACTCCGGCGCCAACCCGTACCTGACGTACGCGGTCCTGCTCGCCGCCGGTCTGAAGGGCATCGAGGAGGGCTACGAACTCCCGGCGGGCGCCGACGACGACGTCTGGGCGCTGAGCGACGCCGAGCGCCGCGCGATGGGCATCGAGCCGCTGCCGCAGAACCTGGGCGAGTCGATCGCGCTGATGGAGCGCAGCGAACTGGTCGCGGAGACGCTCGGCGAACACGTCTTCGACTTCTTCCTGCGCAACAAGAAGCAGGAGTGGGAGGAGTACCGCTCCGAGGTCACCGCCTTCGAACGCCGCAAGAACCTGCCGGTGCTGTAA
- a CDS encoding glutamate-ammonia-ligase adenylyltransferase domain protein (identified by MetaGeneAnnotator; putative;~sequence version:1) — MQPADHRRVPLPLAAERGHRVGAQAQRAAEAAQILLALGDEVGAAQPEELDAVLHGTQEAVRLVELGGVGAAHIAAGGEGGERVEGGGAVQGGVAAAVHQLEELDGELDVAQTARAELEFAFDLAGRDVVDDPAAHLLDVGDEVLALGGLPDHRGDGVEVRGAELRVAGHRAGLQEGLELPGLGPALVVGEVGGEGADQRAVAALGAEVGVDRPDDALDRGLRADPHQVGGQPGRRLDGLSLAAVAFAGLVGGLADEDDVHVGDVVQLAAAALAHGDHGEPAPGGVLGRGGLGERERGAQGGGGEVGQFGGGLGDVGGAAHVAGGDPEQTAAVGDAQRDRVGHLGEPALELGETRVQVGRLVGDQGLPVVGVPCEVVGERLGGAEDAEQPVTERLRGEERGGERGPVGGQLGLDQADQAAQREVRVGGGAEGVEEDGVAAQGGELVEVEQPLGGGRVGEPVPQQPGERTAPASRRRHPAAPSTARSVRERA; from the coding sequence GTGCAGCCGGCGGACCACCGCCGCGTGCCGCTTCCACTCGCGGCCGAGCGCGGACACCGGGTCGGTGCGCAGGCCCAGCGAGCGGCCGAGGCGGCGCAGATCCTCCTCGCCCTCGGGGACGAGGTGGGTGCGGCGCAGCCGGAAGAGCTGGATGCGGTGCTCCATGGCACGCAGGAAGCGGTACGCCTCGTCGAGCTGGGCGGCGTCGGCGCGGCCCACATAGCCGCCGGCGGCGAGGGCGGCGAGCGCGTCGAGGGTGGTGGGGCTGTGCAGGGTGGCGTCGCTGCGGCCGTGCACCAGCTGGAGGAGCTGGACGGCGAACTCGACGTCGCGCAGACCGCCCGGGCCGAGCTTGAGTTCGCGTTCGACCTGGCCGGGCGGGATGTTGTCGACGACCCGGCGGCGCATCTTCTGGACGTCGGTGACGAAGTTCTCGCGCTCGGCGGCCTGCCAGACCATCGGGGAGACGGCGTCGAGGTACGCGGTGCCGAGCTCCGGGTCGCCGGCCACCGCGCGGGCCTTCAGGAGGGCCTGGAACTCCCAGGTCTTGGCCCAGCGCTGGTAGTAGGCGAGGTGGGAGGAGAGGGTGCGGACCAGCGGGCCGTTGCGGCCCTCGGGGCGGAGGTTGGCGTCGACCGGCCAGATGACGCCCTCGACCGTGGTCTCCGAGCAGATCCGCATCAGGTGGGAGGCCAGCCGGGTCGCCGCCTGGACGGCCTGAGCCTCGCCGCCGTCGCGTTCGCGGGCCTCGTCGGTGGGCTCGCCGACGAAGATGACGTCCACGTCGGAGACGTAGTTCAGCTCGCGGCCGCCGCACTTGCCCATGGCGATCACGGCGAGCCGGCACCGGGCGGCGTCCTCGGGCGCGGCGGCCTCGGCGAGCGCGAGCGCGGCGCGCAGGGTGGCGGTGGCGAGGTCGGCCAGTTCGGCGGCGGCCTGGGCGACGTCGGTGGTGCCGCACACGTCGCGGGCGGCGATCCCGAGCAGACAGCGGCGGTAGGCGACGCGCAGCGAGACCGGGTCGGTCACCTCGGCGAGCCCGCGCTCGAACTCGGTGAGACCCGGGTGCAGGTCGGCCGCCTCGTAGGTGACCAGGGCCTGCCAGTCGTGGGGGTGCCGTGCGAGGTGGTCGGCGAGCGCCTCGGAGGTGCCGAGGACGCCGAGCAGCCGGTCACGGAACGGCTTCGCGGAGAGGAGCGTGGTGGTGAGCGCGGGCCGGTCGGCGGGCAGCTGGGCCTCGACCAGGCGGACCAGGCCGCGCAGCGCGAGGTCCGGGTCGGCGGTGGCGCCGAGGGCGTCGAGGAGGACGGCGTCGCCGCGCAGGGCGGCGAGCTCGTCGAGGTCGAACAGCCGCTCGGCGGCGGACGGGTCGGTGAACCCGTGCCGCAGCAGCCGGGTGAACGTACTGCTCCTGCGTCCCGGCGCCGTCATCCCGCCGCTCCCTCCACCGCCCGATCGGTCCGCGAGCGAGCCTAG
- a CDS encoding glyoxalase/bleomycin resistance protein/dioxygenase (Glyoxalase/Bleomycin resistance protein/Dioxygenase superfamily; pfam00903;~Glyoxalase/bleomycin resistance protein/dioxygenase [Streptomyces flavogriseus ATCC33331];~PFAM: Glyoxalase/bleomycin resistance protein/dioxygenase; KEGG: sgr:SGR_468 lyase;~This conserved domain belongs to a superfamily including the bleomycin resistance protein, glyoxalase I, and type I ring-cleaving dioxygenases; cd07263;~identified by MetaGeneAnnotator; putative): MAVHWTLEVVPVPVADLDRAKEFYETKLGFAVDLDQEVAPGVRIVQTTPPGSRCSLALIQGMPPFPGTREMPPGSLQGLQLCVTDIEAAREKLLAAGVAVSPVMHVGAEGWAPGRGGVWNAFLTFTDPDGNGWAVQEAPSELTER, encoded by the coding sequence GTGGCCGTGCACTGGACCCTGGAAGTCGTCCCGGTGCCCGTCGCCGACCTGGACCGGGCCAAGGAGTTCTACGAGACGAAGCTCGGCTTCGCGGTCGACCTGGACCAGGAGGTCGCCCCGGGCGTCCGGATCGTCCAGACCACCCCGCCGGGCTCGCGCTGCTCGCTCGCCCTGATCCAGGGCATGCCCCCGTTCCCGGGCACCCGCGAGATGCCCCCGGGCTCGCTGCAGGGCCTCCAGCTGTGCGTCACCGACATCGAGGCGGCGCGCGAGAAGCTGCTGGCGGCCGGGGTGGCGGTGTCGCCGGTGATGCACGTGGGCGCGGAGGGCTGGGCGCCGGGCCGGGGCGGAGTCTGGAACGCGTTCCTGACCTTCACGGACCCGGACGGCAACGGGTGGGCGGTGCAGGAGGCGCCGTCGGAGCTGACGGAACGCTGA
- a CDS encoding hypothetical protein (MarR family; pfam12802;~helix_turn_helix multiple antibiotic resistance protein; smart00347;~identified by MetaGeneAnnotator; putative;~transcriptional regulator [Nocardia farcinica IFM10152]), with protein MPTDASEIYRRYLSAVMLHGHAGARAVDLGATDLYALNILDLTGPLTPGELGARTGLTTGPTTRLVDRLEKAGYVRRAADPADRRKVIVEPVGRPGGLDRALDPARRRIAALLGGYTPEQLTVLFDYFTRAAEAYRESAEELQDGPGKSA; from the coding sequence ATGCCGACCGACGCGAGCGAGATCTACCGGCGCTACCTCAGCGCCGTGATGCTGCACGGCCACGCCGGCGCCCGGGCCGTCGACCTCGGCGCCACCGACCTCTACGCGCTCAACATCCTCGATCTGACCGGCCCGTTGACCCCCGGCGAACTCGGCGCCCGCACCGGGCTGACCACCGGTCCCACCACCCGGCTCGTCGACCGCCTGGAGAAGGCCGGCTACGTCCGCCGCGCCGCCGATCCCGCCGACCGGCGCAAGGTCATCGTCGAGCCCGTCGGCCGGCCCGGCGGGCTCGACCGGGCGCTCGACCCCGCCCGGCGCCGGATCGCCGCCCTCCTCGGCGGCTACACGCCCGAGCAACTCACCGTCCTCTTCGACTACTTCACCCGCGCCGCCGAGGCCTACCGCGAGTCCGCCGAGGAACTCCAGGACGGCCCGGGGAAGTCGGCCTGA
- a CDS encoding snoaL-like domain-containing protein (identified by MetaGeneAnnotator; putative;~sequence version:1), translating to MSAASTTPARENDTAAIRALLESSAAAWARGDGAGYGAHFTEDATDVTFTGTVYHGPAEIGGAHQALFDSFLKGTHLTVDLLDLRFPGPDTAIAVTRGEVHKGARPRRLGKLATYTLIRTAGGDWRIAAVQKTKHRPLTEALTFHTRPKTRPAPRPAA from the coding sequence ATGTCCGCCGCGTCCACCACCCCCGCCCGGGAGAACGACACCGCCGCGATCCGTGCCCTGCTGGAGTCCAGCGCCGCCGCCTGGGCCCGGGGCGACGGGGCCGGGTACGGCGCCCACTTCACCGAGGACGCCACCGACGTCACCTTCACCGGCACCGTCTACCACGGCCCCGCCGAGATCGGCGGCGCCCACCAGGCCCTCTTCGACAGCTTCCTGAAGGGCACGCACCTCACCGTCGACCTCCTCGACCTGCGCTTCCCCGGCCCGGACACCGCGATCGCGGTCACCCGGGGCGAGGTCCACAAGGGCGCCCGCCCGCGCCGGCTCGGCAAGCTCGCCACGTACACCCTGATCCGTACGGCCGGCGGCGACTGGCGCATCGCCGCCGTCCAGAAGACCAAGCACCGCCCCCTGACGGAGGCCTTGACCTTCCACACCCGGCCGAAGACCCGCCCGGCGCCCCGGCCCGCCGCGTAG
- a CDS encoding hypothetical protein (identified by MetaGeneAnnotator; putative;~sequence version:1), giving the protein MILVSRALKTLAVASLAVAAAHLILSDTLRLGFSAQASATLGSPQGYGADQAFTTALVNTALVLPLVLWAGLRIAGERRVGIPVLVGTVAWITAVWHGLDVIDDVPGAVLPLPSLGLVVLVAALGSLVPRKGVTPRRTAPPSPPAPGA; this is encoded by the coding sequence GTGATCCTCGTATCGCGGGCGCTGAAAACGCTCGCCGTCGCCTCGCTCGCCGTCGCCGCGGCGCATCTGATCCTGTCCGACACCCTGCGGCTCGGCTTCAGCGCGCAGGCCTCCGCCACCCTGGGGAGCCCCCAGGGCTACGGCGCGGACCAGGCGTTCACCACCGCCCTCGTCAACACCGCGCTCGTGCTGCCGCTGGTGCTGTGGGCGGGCCTGCGCATCGCGGGCGAGCGGCGGGTCGGGATCCCGGTCCTGGTGGGGACCGTCGCCTGGATCACGGCCGTCTGGCACGGCCTCGACGTGATCGACGACGTGCCCGGCGCGGTCCTCCCGCTGCCGTCGCTCGGCCTCGTCGTCCTCGTGGCCGCCCTCGGCTCGCTGGTCCCCCGCAAGGGCGTCACGCCCCGTAGAACAGCTCCTCCATCACCGCCCGCGCCCGGCGCGTGA
- a CDS encoding hypothetical protein (identified by MetaGeneAnnotator; putative;~sequence version:1): protein MTDTHDTGHPNDADAVPPLVTARLLLHPLTAAEARRVTESAPAPGDRWAEGYPAPGDIAGTGNFLRGVAERGDPGVWRAYEIRQPADGLAVGGIGFHGPPDADGVVTIGYGLVPAVRGRGYASESLRALIARAREAGATAVRGDADLDNVASQRVMEAAGMAYEGEDERVRDYRVVFTDRG from the coding sequence GTGACAGACACCCATGACACCGGCCACCCGAACGACGCGGACGCCGTACCGCCCCTCGTGACCGCCCGGCTGCTGCTGCACCCGCTCACCGCCGCCGAGGCCCGCCGCGTCACCGAGAGCGCCCCCGCGCCCGGCGACCGCTGGGCCGAGGGATATCCGGCCCCCGGCGACATCGCGGGCACCGGCAACTTCCTGCGCGGGGTCGCCGAGCGCGGCGACCCCGGGGTCTGGCGCGCGTACGAGATCCGGCAGCCGGCCGACGGCCTCGCCGTCGGCGGCATCGGCTTCCACGGCCCGCCGGACGCCGACGGCGTGGTCACCATCGGCTACGGCCTGGTCCCCGCCGTCCGCGGCCGGGGGTACGCCTCCGAGTCGCTGCGCGCCCTGATCGCCCGCGCCCGCGAGGCGGGCGCCACGGCCGTCCGCGGCGACGCCGACCTCGACAACGTGGCCTCCCAGCGCGTGATGGAGGCCGCGGGCATGGCGTACGAGGGCGAGGACGAGCGGGTCCGCGACTACCGGGTGGTGTTCACCGACCGCGGGTGA
- a CDS encoding integral membrane protein (PAP2_like proteins, Aur1_like subfamily. Yeast Aur1p or Ipc1p is necessary for the addition of inositol phosphate to ceramide, anessential step in yeast sphingolipid synthesis, and is the target of several antifungal compounds such as aureobasidin; cd03386;~identified by MetaGeneAnnotator; putative;~integral membrane protein [Streptomyces sp. C]): MADDRSDAGSWRAAWAARVPRRPRIWFEILLIAVSYWTYSLIRNAVPEQKAQALKNADWIWQTEHALGLAFEHAVNQAVNSVTWLIVGMNYYYATLHFIVTIGVLVWLYRWQPGRYAAFRTALFATTGVALVGYYLFPLAPPRLMNGGQFVDTVLVHHTWGSMASGNLKHMSNQYAAMPSMHIGWSLWCGLTIFLLAKAPWARILGLLYPTATLVVIVATANHFWMDAVGGTLCLTFGFAVSYFWYGAHPHRLPKLVEPAASTARGARPVLVAAEREAGTAPRTRIRPTPVYGTPRSGWVPGGSGGRQRDVLIGPVT; this comes from the coding sequence GTGGCCGACGACCGGTCCGATGCCGGGTCCTGGCGTGCCGCGTGGGCGGCCCGCGTACCGCGCCGGCCGCGTATCTGGTTCGAGATCCTGCTCATCGCGGTCAGCTACTGGACGTACTCGCTCATCCGCAACGCGGTGCCCGAGCAGAAGGCCCAGGCGCTGAAGAACGCCGACTGGATCTGGCAGACCGAGCACGCGCTCGGTCTCGCTTTCGAGCACGCCGTCAACCAGGCCGTGAACTCGGTGACCTGGCTGATCGTCGGCATGAACTACTACTACGCCACGCTGCACTTCATCGTGACGATCGGTGTGCTCGTGTGGCTGTACCGCTGGCAGCCGGGCCGTTACGCGGCGTTCCGCACGGCCCTGTTCGCCACCACCGGCGTCGCGCTGGTCGGTTACTACCTGTTCCCGCTCGCGCCGCCGCGGCTGATGAACGGCGGGCAGTTCGTCGACACCGTCCTGGTGCACCACACCTGGGGTTCGATGGCCTCGGGCAACCTCAAGCACATGTCGAACCAGTACGCGGCGATGCCGTCGATGCACATCGGCTGGTCGCTGTGGTGCGGGCTGACCATCTTCCTGCTGGCGAAGGCGCCGTGGGCGCGGATCCTCGGTCTGCTCTACCCGACGGCGACCCTGGTCGTCATCGTGGCCACCGCCAACCACTTCTGGATGGACGCGGTGGGCGGCACGCTCTGCCTGACGTTCGGCTTCGCGGTCTCGTACTTCTGGTACGGCGCGCATCCGCACCGGCTGCCGAAGCTGGTGGAGCCCGCGGCGTCGACGGCGCGCGGCGCCCGGCCGGTCCTGGTGGCGGCGGAGCGGGAGGCGGGGACGGCGCCGAGGACGCGGATCCGGCCGACACCGGTATACGGGACTCCCCGGAGCGGGTGGGTTCCGGGCGGTAGCGGGGGCCGGCAGCGGGACGTCCTCATCGGGCCCGTCACCTGA
- a CDS encoding hypothetical protein (identified by MetaGeneAnnotator; putative;~sequence version:1), protein MEAIGFELVRRGYDRDEVDAYISTLFATKSPVPPPEFKIARRGYDREQVDTSLADLRRRYGA, encoded by the coding sequence GTGGAAGCCATCGGTTTCGAACTGGTACGGCGAGGCTACGACCGTGACGAGGTCGACGCGTACATCAGCACCCTGTTCGCCACCAAGTCGCCTGTCCCTCCACCCGAGTTCAAGATCGCACGGCGGGGCTACGACCGGGAGCAGGTCGACACGTCCCTCGCGGATCTCCGCCGCCGCTACGGGGCCTGA